Genomic segment of Geothermobacter ehrlichii:
GGCCTGAACGCGTTTTCAGAAAATCCGAGGCGCACCCACAGGTTCGCCGGCGGTTTCTTGGAACCGCAGGCAGGTCAATGACGCGCGCTATTCGCCGGCGATGAGCTCACTGAATTCAGGTTAAAGAAACACCCGGTACGGGTGCACGACGAGGGGCAGATGGAAGACACGACATCGATGATCCAGATCCGCTGGCACGGCCGCGGCGGTCAGGGGGCGATCACCGCCGCCAAGGTGGTGGCGAAAGCCGCGTTCGCCTCCGGTTACGGCGGGGTGGTGATGGCGCCGACCTTCGGCACCGAGCGCCGCGGCGCGCCGGTCAGCACGTCGCTGAAGATCGCGCGGGAGACGATCCACGACCTGTCGCCGATCCGCGAGCCGGATATCGTGGTGGTTCTCGATCACCTGATTCTCAACGAGGTTGACGTGACCGTGGGGCTGAAGCCGGGCGGGCTGCTGGTGATCAACTCGCCGCATCCGCCAAGCCGGCACCGGCAGAAGGACTTTCGCGTGGCAGTGGCCAACGTCGCCCGCATAGGGGAGGAGGCCGGGTTGCGCAAGGGGATCGTCAACAGCGGTATCATCGGCGTTCTCGGTCGCGCCAGCGGGCTGCTCGCCATTGACCGCCTGGCCGAATACATCGCCGAGGAGTTCGCCGACCGCCGGCCCGAACAGAACGTTCGTGCCGCCCGTCTCGCTTTTGAGGCGACCGAGATCTGCGAACCTGAGGGAGGCGCCCATGCCTGATTCCCGTTTCAAGATCATGACCTCCGCGGCGACCTCCGGCCCCGGCGACGCCGGCCGTACCGGCTCCTGGCGGGTGGAGCGGCCGGTCATCGACTACAGCCGCTGTACGCCGGCCAGGACCGGCAGGCACGCCTGTCACCTGTGCTGGTTCTATTGCCCCGACGTCGCGGTCAGCAAGACCATCGAGCCGCAGTTCGATCTCGACTACTGCAAGGGATGTGGCATCTGTGCCGAGGAGTGTCCGGTCGGCGCCATCACCATGGTCGCCGAGGAGACCTTCGCCGAAGGAGGGGCCGATGAGTAACAAGTGCATCGATTCCGGCAACAATGCCGCCGCCCACGCCGCCCGCCTGGCCGGCGTCGAGGTGGTGGCCGCCTATCCGATAACGCCGCAGACGCCGCTGACCGAAAAGCTGTCGGAATGGGTGGCCAGCGGCGAGATGGACGCCGAGTACGTGGCGGTCGAAAGCGAGCACAGCGCCCTGGGGGTCTGCATCGGCGCCGCCAGTGCCGGCGTGCGGGCCTTTACCGCCACCTCGGCCAACGGCCTGCTCTACATGAGCGAGCAGTTGCACTGGGCGGCCGGCGCCCGGCTGCCGCTGGTAATGTGCGTGGTCAACCGCGGGGTCGGAGCCCCCTGGTCGGTCTGGAACGACCATCAGGACGCCATGAGCCAGCGCGACACCGGCTGGATTCAGTTGTTCGTCAAGGATCACCAAGAGATCGTCGATGTCACCATCAAGGCCTTCCGCCTGGCCGAGGCGGTGCACATTCCGGTGATGGTCAATTACGACGGCTACTATCTGTCGCATACCTACATGCCCTTCGAGCTGCCCGACGCCGAGGCGGTGCGCGCGTTTCTGCCGCCTTACGTCTACAAGCACGCCCTCGATCCGCAGCGGCCGGAAAACCTCAATTCCGTCACCCTGCCCGATGCCCGGCGCGACGCCGGCGGAGTGCTGCGCGGCGGCTACATGGACATCCGCCACAACCTGCAGCAGGAGATGCACCAGGCCCTTGCGGTCTGGGAAGAGATCGACGCCGACTACCGGCAGCGTTTCGGACGCGGTGGGGCGCCGGTGCTCGAGGCCTACCGCCTGGAGGATGCAGAGTTCGTGGTCGTGGCCATGGGGACGCTGGCCAACCAGTTCCGCGACGTGGTCGACCGCCTGCGCCAGGAGGACGGCATCCGCGTCGGGGTGCTGGCGGTTCAGGTCTACCGGCCGTTCCCGGCCCGCCAGCTGGCGGAAGCCCTGCAGGCGGCCAGGGGCGTGATGGTTTTCGAAAAGGGACTCAGTTACGGACATCAGGGGGCGCTGTTCGCCGACGTCAAGTCGGCTCTCTATCCCTGGCCGGCCCGGCCGGTTCTGCGCAACTTCATCGTCGGCATTGGCGGCCGCGAAATTCCCACCAACGAACTCTGCCGGAACCTGAAGCAGGCCTGCGGTCAGGATGAACTGCCGCCCGAGGTGGCCGATACCCCCAACTGGATCGGATTGCAGCTATGAGTGATACGCCAAAGACAACGGTCCTCAGCCTGACCGAAGAGGAATTCGTCCATCCGGGCAACCGGGCCTGCTCCGGATGCAGCATGGGGCTGCTCTACCGCATCGGGGCCAAGGCCCTGGGGCGGGACTGCATCTTCGTCGTTCCGCCGAGCTGCATGACCGTCATGCAGGGCCTCTACCCGGTTTCCGCCTCGCAGTTCCCGATCTTCAACTGCACCTTCGCTTCCACCGCCGCCGTCGCCACCGGCGTGCGCGCCGCCATGAAACGGCTCGGCAGGACGACCCAGGTGGTCGCCTGGGCCGGCGACGGCGGCACCTCGGATATCGGCATCCAGGCCCTTTCCGGGGCTCTCGAGCGGGGCGAGGACATCATCTACATCTGCTACGACAACGAGGCCTACATGAACACCGGAGTGCAGCGCTCCGGCACCACTCCCTGCAGCAGCCTGACCACCACCACGCCCTTTACCGGCAAGGCGCAGGCGGCCAAGGACGTACCGGCCATCGTCGCCGCCCACAACCCGACCTTTGTGGCCACCTGCTCCGCTTCCTATCCGCTCGATTTTCACGACAAGCTGCTCAGGGCCAAACAGATGCGCGGTCTGAAGTATTTCCACATCCAGACTCCCTGTCCGCCCGGCTGGGGCTGCGAGGAGCGGCTGACCATCAAGATCGGGCGCATGGCGGTCGAGAGCGGACTGTTTGTCCTCTACGAGATCGAAAACGGTGTGAAGCGTCTCTCCGAGCCCTCGGCCCGGCTGCTGAAGAAGGGGCGGCGTCCGGTGCGCGACTATCTCAAGTTGCAGGTGCGCTTCAGGCACATGAGCGACGAACAGATCGCCGCCCTGCAGGCGCAGGTCGACGCCAGGTGGGACGATTACCGGGAGGCTTTCGCCGACGACTGACGCGAGCAGCGAACCATCGCCATGAGCACTGTCTTTCTGAACGGAGAATTCATTCCCGCCGAACAGGCGAAGATTTCGGTCTTCGACCAGGGATTTCTCTACGGCGATGGCATCTACGAAAGCTTCCGTTCCGTCGGCGGGCGGCTCTACCAGTTTCCCCGCCATTACCAGCGTCTGCGGCAGTCGGCGGAGGCGCTCTGCTATCCCATGCCCTACAGCGAGCAGGAGCTGGAAAACATCCTGCTCATGCTGCGCCGCCGCAACCGCCTGCAGGACGCCTACTTTCGCATCACCATCACCCGGGGGCCGGGTCAGGTCGGCTTTCAGCGCCGGCTCGAAGGCGAACTGACCTGCCTGATCGTCGCCAGGGAGTTCCGGGAGTTTCCCGAAGAATGCTACCGGCAGGGCATCGCCCTGCGGGTCGCCCGCACCCGCCGCAACGCCCCCGAGGCGATCAATCCGAAAATCAAGTCGATCAGCAATCTCAACAGCCTGCTCGGCAAGCTCGAGGCGAAGGAGGCGGGCGTCTTAGAGGTGATCATGCTCAACAGCCGGGGGGAGGTCTGCGAGGGATCGGCCTCCAACATCTTCTGGACCCGTGACCACTGGGTCTTCACCCCCTCGGCGGCGACCGGGCTGCTCGAGGGTGTGACCCGCTCGACCATCATCCGGCTGTGCGAACAGGAGCTCGACCTGCGGGTCATCTGCGGCGAGTACCGGCTGCAGGACCTGCTCTTTTCCGACGAGGTCTTCATCACCTCCACCTCGCTGGAGGTGATGCCGGTGGTCCGGGTCGACGATTTCACCATCAACCAGGGGCGGGTCGGCCCCATTGCCCGCAGGCTGCGGCAGGCGCTGCACCGGGACATGGGCAAGACCGAACCCGCCTGACAGATTGTTCTTTCACGGAGCTGGCGGCGGCGATGCCGGCAGACAGGATTTCCGAAGGGAGGAGAACCATGGCGGACGCAAGAGTGGCAATCGGGCAAAAGATCAGGCAACTGCGCGACAAGAAGGGGCTTTCCCTCGAGCAGACGGCTGAAAAGGCGGAGATGTCGCCCGAGCTGCTGGCCGAAATCGAGGCGGGCAGGGTTTCACCGCCGCTGGGGCAGATCGTCGCTCTGGCCAATGCCTTCAAGGTGTCCCTCGGCGATCTCTTCGGCGACAGCGCCGACGCTCCCTACTGCATAGTCCGCAGCGAGCAGGGGCGGGCCGTGTCCCGTTTCGGCGAAACCCGCGACACCGCCGCCGGCTACAGCTACCAGTCTCTCGGTTTTCGCAAGCAGAACCGGCACATGGAGCCGTTTCTGGTCACCCTGACTCCGGGGCAGGCGCCGAAGGAGCCGAACGGACATGACGGCGAAGAGATTCTGTTCGTGCTCGAAGGGCAGGTCGAGGTCAGCCTCGCCGGCCATACCGACATTCTCAACGCCGGCGATTTCATCTACTACGATTCGACCCTGCCGCACATCGTTGCCTGCCACGGCGACCAGCCGGCGACGCTGTTTGCGGTGATCTACGCCCGCAGGGACATGATTCTCTAGCCGGGCCCAGACGTTGGATTGGCCGCTCTGCGTGGCCGGACAAGGCTAAAAAGGCCGCTTCGACCTGAAAGGCGAAGCGGCCTTTTTTCTTCCCGGCCCTACTTCCCCAGCGCCTTGACGGCGGAGGAGACCACGATCTTGCGTTTGGTGGCGTAGAGCTCGTGGTTCTTCTCGATATCCCTGATCGGATAGAGATAGTTGACCATGAAACCGCAGGACTGTGCCAAGCCCTTGTCGGAAATGTCGCCCAGCCAGTTGACCCGTTCGATGCGGGCGCCGTTGCCGAGGTGGAAGCGCTCGACCGGGTCGATCGGCTGTCCGTCCTCCCGGAAAGTGTGGAAATAGTGGTAGAGCAGGTGCTCGATCAGCGGCCGGAGCACGTCGGTGATCTGCCGGTCGCGGTGCCAGCCCGGACGCTGCAGCAACGAGCGCAGCCCGCCTTTCACCTCCAGCGCGGCGCAGAGCGCCGCCAGGCGGTTCATCTTTTCTTCCCCGAGGTATTCGGCCATCTTTTCGTCGTTCAGCCCGTCGAGCCAGCGGGCGAAGCCGGGTATCGGCGAGAGGGTGGCGAAGGTCCTGATGTTGGGTAGCTCGGCCCTGAGGGTGTCGACCACCCGCTTGATCAGGAAGTTGCCGAAACTGATGCCCTTGAGCCCCTGCTGGGCGTTGGAGATGGAGTAGAAGATCGCCGTGTCGGCCTTTTCCGGCGGCACGTCGGGCGTCGATTCGTCGAGCAGGGTCTGGATGCTGTCGGCGATGCCGTTGGTGAGGGCGACTTCGACGAAGATCAGCGGTTCGCCCGGCATGTTGGGGTGAAAGAAGGCATAGCAGCGCCGGTCGAGATGCAGGCGGTGGCGCAGGTCCTGCCAGGAATGGATTTCGTGCACCGCCTCGTATTCCACCAGCTTTTCCAGCACCGCCGCCGGCGATTGCCAGTCGATCTGGTGCATGTGCAGCATGCCGACGTCGAACCAGGTCGCCAGCAGGTGGCGGATTTCGCCGTCAAAGGCCCGCAGCTCGGGATCTTCCCTGCTGAAGGCGATCAGGTCGCGGCGCAAATCGACCAGAAACTTGATGCCGTCCGGCAGGGTGTTGAACTGGCGCAGCAGCTTCAGGCGCGGCGGCACCAGCAGGTCGCGCAACTGTTGCTCGACGGCGGCGTGGTCTGCGTCGGGGGCGAGATAGGCCTGGCAGTGCCAGCTCAGCGCCGCCCGGTCGATGCCGAATTCCCGCGCCAGCATCGTCAGGAAGCGTTTTCTGCCGGCGGTCGACAGGTTGCGGTAGAGGCTGCCGATCTGCATGGCGTGATTGCGGGCCGACACCTCGCCGCCGCGGGCGTCCAGCCACTTTTTCAGCTGCCGGCGCAACAGCTCCTCGTCGCCGTTGGCCAGGTCGATGTCGGTCTTGCCGAGCAGGCCGCCGAGCAGGCTTTCGGTCAGGTTCGTCCAGCTGCGGCCGAGCGATCTGAGGCTGTCTTTCAGGATGGGCATGGAGACTCCCCCGCGGTGATGTGAAGCCGGCACTCGGGTGCCGGCATGGAAGCGTTTAAAACTATAGCAGAAGGCGGAGGAGAGGGCCGTTTTGCAAGCCGGGACAAACGTGGTAACGTCACCCTGAATCAGGATCACGACCCGTTTCCGGAACCTTTCCCGGCGAGGTGCGCATGAGATCGAACATCAAGCTCAGATTGCAGGTTGTCGACCGGGTCGGCGTGATGGCCGAAATCGCCCGGGTGCTGGCCGAGGACGACGTCAACATCCTCAGCATGGAGGTGGAAAAGAACGCGGGTCTGACCCATGTCTTTCTCGAGCTGGAAACCGGGGACGGCTCCCCCGGCGAGGCCGCGATTCTCGATGCCCTGGCCGCCCTGCCCGAGGTGGAGGACCTTGCCGGCATCCGCACCATGCCGCAGGAGAGGCGGCAGCGGCGCTTTCAGGTGGTGCTCGACAGCGTCAGCGACGGCATCCTGTCGATCAACGAGGACGGCGAGCTGACCACCATCAACCGGGTCGCCCGCGCCATGCTCGGCCTGGGGGAGGCCGATGTCGTCGGCCGCAACCTGCGCGATCTCGATCTGTCCGACACCAGCCTGCTGGCCTGCCTGGAAGGGCGGACCTACCGCAACGTCAAGCGCAGCATGACGCGCGGCCACCGGCGTTACCAGTATCTGGCCAGCGGTGAGGTGATCCGCGATTCCCGCGGAAGGATCGTCGGCGCCGTGGAGGTGCTGCAGGATCTGCGGGGCCTTCGCGAGGTCGCCAGCGCCGTCGCCAGCGAGCCGCAGGTCACCTTCGACGACATGGTCGGCCAGAGTCCGGGTCTGCGGCAGGCGATCGTCTTCGCCGAGAAGATTGCGCCGACCGACGGCATCGTCTGCATCCGGGGCGAGAGCGGCACCGGCAAGGAGCTGTTCGCCAGCGCCATTCATGTCGCCAGCGGTTGCCGGGGGCCGTTCATTCCGGTCAATTGTGCCGCCCTGCCGGAAAACCTGCTGGAAAGCGAGCTGTTCGGCTATGTCGGCGGCGCTTTTTCCGGGGCGCGCAAGGAAGGGCGGGCCGGTCTGTTCGAGGCGGCCAGGGACGGGACCATCTTTCTCGACGAAATCGCCGAGATGCCGCCGGCGCTGCAGGCCAAGATGCTGCGGGTCATTCAGGACGGCAAGCTGCGGCGCATCGGCAGCAACGAGGAGATCACCGTCAACGCGCGGGTCATCACCGCCACCAACCGCGACCTGGAGCAGCTGGTCAGGGAAGGCCGGTTTCGTGAAGACCTCTTCTACCGCATCAATCTCTTTCCCATCCACATTCCGCCATTGCGTGAACGGCGGGAGGACATCCCCCTGCTGGCGGAGCATTTCCTGTTTCAGGTCAACGCCCGTCTCGGGCTGCGTGCCCGGCGGCTGACCGAGGACGCCCTGGCCAAGCTGACGGCACATCGCTGGCCGGGCAACGTCCGCGAACTGCGCAACGTCATCGAGCGGGCGGCGATTCTCAGCGGCAGCGAGCGCATCAGCAGCGACAGCATCCGTTTCAGTTACGAGCTCGGGCATGCGGACGGCGCGTCCCCGCCGGAAATGGGGCGGCAGTCCCTGGCCGAACAGGTCGGACAGCTGGAGCGGCGCATCATCGCCGAGGTCCTGCGCCTGGCGCCGAGCAAGCGCCAGGCGGCGCGAATGCTGGGGCTGTCGCATACCGGCCTGCTGAAGAAGCTGAAGAAGTACGGCATGGGATGAACCCCGACAGGAAGGCATGGAGGTCATGGAACCTAAGGTTTCCACTGGAAACCAGCCTTTCATCCCCCCTTCCGGCCTCTGCTTTCGTCGGCTTAGCTGTTTCTGCCGTGCAGCCTGGAACCTCTGGTTTCCATTGTGCCGGGCCGTGGCGTCCGCCCGGCCCGTTCGACTGGATGGCCCTTTTCGCTCGCAAGTGTCTGATCTCTGCCAAAAATAATGTAAAATCAACCTGTTGCAGGTCGCAAAAATAAAATAGAACAAAATTTTAGAATTTTGCCCCTTCTGGCAGGTTGCTTGCTCTTCTGATTCCGTCGTCCGGACTTGAGGTCCGGTCCATGCCAGCGACAAAAGGAATCAGAGATATGGGCCAGTCGAATCCGAATCTGCCGGGCAGCTCTCTTGCGGGCGGACTTTTGCCGTCATCGGTGCTGTCGGACGGCAAGTTCGCCGTCGGCCCCACCGCCGACATTCCTTCCGAACTCGAAATCAGGGTTCATGGCCGTGGCGGCCAGGGCGGAGTGACCTGCGCCAAGCTGATCGCCATGCTCTTCGCCGGCCGGGACCGGTTTGTCCAGACCTTCGGCGACTACGCTTCCGAGCGTTCGGGGGCGCCGGTCAGGGCCTACACCAGGGTCAGCGACCGGCCGGTACGTAACCGCAACAAGGTCTACCGTCCGGACCAGCTGCTGATTCTCGATTCCGGCCTGGTCGGCCCGGACATCCTGGCCGGGCTGTCGCCCGGCGCCCTGGTTCTGCTCAACGGCGACGGGGGGCTGGATGCCATCGACGATCTGTTCGCCGAGTATCGTGTGGCGGTGGTCGACGCCACCGCCATCGCCCGCGAATACGGCATCGGCAGCCGGTCCGTGGTGATTGTCAACACCACCATGGTCGGTGCCTATGCCCGCCTCGTCGGCTTCGGGTTCGACGATGTCGAACGGGCCTACCGCAGTCTCGGTCTGGAAGCGGACCTGGAGGCGGCACGGCGCGCCTACCGTGAGGTGCGGCTGCGGGATGTCTTCCGCCTGCCGGAAAAGACCGCCGAGCCGTCGCCGGTGGCCGTTCCCCGGGTGCCGCCGCTGACCGGGCAGGTCTGTGATCCGCCGATGCCGCTGAAGACCGGCTCCTGGCGTACCCAGCGGGTCGAATACCAGGAGCGGCCGGCACCCTGCAGTGTCGGCTGTCCGGCCGGCAACGACGTGGTCGGTTTCATCCAGGCCCTGCGCAGCGACGGCATCGAGGCCGCCGCCCGCATCCTGCAGCGGACCCAGCCGTTGCCTTCGGTCTGCGGCCGGGTCTGTCCGGCGCCCTGCATGAGTCGCTGCAATCGCATCGAGTACGACGGGGCGGTCAACATCCGCAGCCTCGAGCGCTGGGTCGGCGATCACCATGCCGGATTGCTGCTGCAACCCGAGCGGCCGAAGGTGAAAAAGTCCTTTGCAGTGGTGGGAAGCGGGCCGGCGGGGCTGAGCGCCGCCTGGACCCTGGCCCTGGCCGGGCATGACGTCACCCTCTACGAGCGGGAAGATCAGCTTGGCGGGCTGCTGCGTTACGGCATCCCCGCTTACCGGCTGCCGCCGGAGCGGCTCGAGCGGGACATCGCCCGCATTCTCTCTCTCGGCGTCGAGGCGCGAACGGGCTGCCGGATCGACAAGACGGCCCTGCGCGAGCTGCTGGCGGAGCATGACGGCCTGCTGCTGGCGACCGGTCTCGATGTCTGGCGGCGGGCGGCGGTGCCCGGCGAGGATCTTGCCGGTGTCGAGCAGGGGCTCGCCTACCTGGCGCGTGCCAGGCAGGGCGGCGATGTCCGCCTGTCGGGGCACGTGGTAGTCGTCGGCGGCGGCAATTCGGCGATCGACGCCGCCCGGACCGCATTGCGCAACGGGGCCGACCGGGTGACCCTGGCCTATCGCCGCGGCCGCGCCGAGATGCCGGCGATCGACTCGGAAATCGAGGAGGCCGTCGAGGAAGGGGTGGAGCTGCTGCTGTATCGCCAGCCGGTGGCCTTTGCCGGCGACGGGCGGGTGCAGGCCGTGGAGCTGGCCGAAGTCGAGCTGGGCCCCAGGGGAGAGGACGGCCGCCGGAAGCCGGTGGTGACCGACCGCGTCGCCCGTCTCGATTGCGACCGGATCCTGCTCTGCCTGGGACAGAGCGCCGATCTCGGCCTGCTGCCGGAGGACTGGCGGCCGGCGGGGCGGCGCGTGGTGAGCGGCGGTTCCGTTCTGCCGGTGGTCTGCTGCGGCGATGTCGCCATCGCGGCCGGAACGGTGACTCACGCCATCGGCGATGGCCGACGCGCCGCCCGCGCGCTGCTGGCCGGAACCGGCATCGAGGCCGTCGAGGCGGCGGAGCGGGAAGACGGCATCGCGGTCACCGCCGAGGAGATCCATTTCGATGCCTTTGTACGGACACAGCCGGCCCACGAGAGGCATCTGCCGCCGGCCGAACGGCTGTCGGGACGGGAGGCCAACCTGGGCCTCGCCGACCCGGCCGAGGCCGATCGCTGCTTCTCCTGCGGCCATTGCACCCGCTGTGACACCTGTCTCATCTACTGCCCTGAAGGGGTCATCTGCCGGGATGGCGGTGGCTACGCCATCGACGGGGAGCAGTGCAAGGGCTGCGGCATCTGCGCCCAGGAGTGCCCCCGTCACGCCCTTCGGGCCGCCGCCATGCCGAGCCGGAGCTGATAGCGATGCGAAACGAACTGATCAGCGCCAATCATGCCGCGGCGATGGCCGCGATCCTGGCCGCCCGGGCCAACCGGAGCGGACGCGGTTTCTGTGCCGGCGTCTATCCGATCACGCCGTCGACCGAGTGCATGGAGCTGCTCTGCTCCCGGCAGATCGAAAAGGGGCAGGTGGTTCGCGTCGAGGGCGAACACAGCGCCATGGCGGTCTGCATCGGCAGCGTCGCCGCCGGTGCCCGCTCCTTCACCGCCACCTCGTCCAACGGTCTGGCCTACATGGCCGAGAACGTGGTCACCGCCGCCCTGTTGCGGCTGCCGATGGTGATGATGGTCGCCAACCGCACCCTGGGACCGCCCTGGAACATCTGGGCCGATCATGGTGACAGCCTGCTGCTGCGCGATTCCGGCTGGCTGCAGTTCTACTGCGCCGACAACCAGGAGGTGCTCGACACCATCCTGTTCGCCTACCGGCTCGGCGAGGACCCCCGGGTGATGCTGCCGGTGATGGTCTGCCAGGACGGTTTCGTCCTCTCCCACACCATGGCCCAGACCCTGGTGCCGGAACAGGAGCTGGTCGACCGTTTCCTGCCGCCGCTCGAGGTGCCGCACCGCCTGAACGAGCAGCCGCACGCCCTGGGCTCGGTGGTGCTGCCGCAGCAGACCGAGGTGCTGCGTCGCCAGCACCACGAAGCGATGAACACCGCCCTCGCCATCTATCCGCAACTGCAGCGCGAGTTCGCCGCCGTCTTCGGCCGGCCGATCGCCGATCCGCTGGTCGGCTACCGGTACGAGGACGCCGAACTGCTGATCCTGTCGATGGGAACCCTGGCCAGCACCGTGGAGCGGGCCGTGGACCGGCTGCGAGAGCGGGGCGTGAAGGCCGGCGGCCTGCGGGTCCGCCTGTTCCGTCCCTTCCCGGCGCGGCAGCTGCGCGAGCTGCTCGGCCGGCCGGCCCGGGTGGCGGTGCTCGACCGGGACATCAGCCCCGGCTTCGGCGGTGTGCTCTGGGGTGAGTGCCGCAGCTGCGTTTCCGGGGATGTCCTGATGCAGAACTACATGCTCGGTCTTGGCGGCGGCGACGTCAGGCCGGAGCACGTCGAACAGCTGGTCGACGATCTGCTGGGCCGCGAGACGGCCGGCGAGCCGATGGTGATGGAGGTGGGCGCATGACTGAAGTTGCGGAAAGAACGATTCCCGTGCAGGAGCGTCCTGCGGGTCGTCCCCTGTTGCGTCCCGGCAATACCAACTGCGGCGGCTGCGGCATGTCGATCGCCCTGCAGATGTTCGGCCGCGAGCTGGCCGGGCAGCCGGTGCAGCTGGTGATCCCGGCCTGCTGCGGCGCCGTGGCGGCCGGCTCCTATCCCTTCACCGCCTTCGGCGTGCCGGTGGTGCTGTCGACCTTCGCCTCGCCGGCGGCGGTCGCCACGGGACTGGCCAGGGTGGCGGCCCTCAACGAGGAACCGATCCGGGTGGTCTGCTGGGCCGGCGACGGCGGCACCTATGACATCGGCATGGGGACCCTGTCGGCGGCGGCGGAACGGAACGAGGATGTCCTCTACATCTGCTACGACAACGAGATCTACGGCAACACCGGCGGCCAGCGCTCCTCGGCGACGCCGCTCGGCGCCGCCACCACCAGCACGCCGGTCGGCAAACCGGAAGTGAAGAAGGACATTCTCGCCGTGATGGCGGCGCACCGCATCCCCTACGCGGCCAGCGTCTCGCTGGCGCATCCCGAGGACGCCGGCCGCAAGTTCCGCCAGGCGCTGGCGGCCCGCGGTTTCCGCTTTCTGCACATCCTCTCTCCCTGTCCCACCGGCTGGAAATCTGAGCCGGCGCACGGCATCCAGCTGATCCGGCTGGCGGTGCAGTCCGGACTCTACCCGGTGCTGGAAATCCGCGACGGGCGGCAGGTCACCATCAACGTCGAGCCCGACTTCTCCGACCTGGCCCTGGCCGAATATCTCGCCATGCAGGGGCGTTTCCGCAAGTCGGGGGTGACCGCCATGGTGCTGCGCGACGCCATCCGGCAGCACTGGGAGCATCTGCGGCGCCAGGCCTGAAGCAGGCCTTCGTCATCCCGAGTTGCCTTCCCGTTTTCCCGTCGTCTTCGGCCGGCGCCGGCTTTTTGCGCCGGGCCGGCCGGCCAAGCTTTGCCTCTCCCCTGAAACTGTGCTAATCTGCGCACCGTTTTCTGGTCTGCCAGAATCCCATAACATCCCGATGTTAAAGGAGAATCAACCCATGTCTGCTGACAGTAAACTTGCGGGCCGCGTTCGCCAGCTGCGCGAAGAGCGGCAGCTGACCATCGAACAGCTGGCCGAGCAGAGCCGGTGCCATGTCGACGTGCTGACCCGTATTGAGGCCGGGGAACTGGTCCCCTCGCTGACGCCGCTGATGAGCATCGCCCGCGCCCTCGGCGTCCGGCTCGGAACCCTGCTCGACGACGAGCCGCATGACGGCCCTGCCGTGGTGAAGAAGGGGCAGTCGCCGGCCGTGATCCGCTTTTCCGGCAAGGACCCGGAAGCCCGCCGGAGCAATCTCGATTTCTACGCCCTGGGAGTGGGGAAGAAGGACCGGCACATGGAGCCCTTCGTCATCGACGTGCAGCCGCGCGAGGGGGACGAGCCGCCCCTGTCGTCGCACGAAGGAGAGGAGTTTCTCTATGTGCTTGAGGGCTGCATCGAGGTGAGGCTGGGCAAGACCGGCTACCGGCTGGAGGCCGGCGAGAGCATCTACTACGACTCGATCGTGCCGCACGACGTGCACGCCGTTGGCGGCCCGGCCCGCATTCTCGCCGTGGTCTACGCCCCGTTCTGACGATCCGGAGGTCGCCATCATGCCATTTACCGAACTGACCATCGGCGATTATCTCGAAAAGCAGGTGCGGCAGCTTCCCGACCATGAGTTCATCGTCTATCCCGACCGCAACCTGCGCTGGACCTTCAGCGAGTTCAACCGGCGGGTCGACGACCTGGCCAGGGGGCTTCTGGCCATCGGCATCGGCAAGGGGGACCATGTCGGCATCTGGGCGCGCAACGTTCCCGACTGGATCACCTTCATGTTCGCCACCGCCAAGATCGGCGCCGTGCTGGTGACGGTCAACACCCTCTACCGCAAGTTCGAGCTGGAATACGTGGTCAGGCAGGCCGACATGAAGGCGCTGGCGATCATCGACAGCTTCCGCGACCACAATTACCTGGACACGGTCTACGAGCTGATTCCCGAACTGCGTACCTGCCAGCGCGGCCATCTGAGAAGCGAG
This window contains:
- the porA gene encoding pyruvate ferredoxin oxidoreductase — protein: MRNELISANHAAAMAAILAARANRSGRGFCAGVYPITPSTECMELLCSRQIEKGQVVRVEGEHSAMAVCIGSVAAGARSFTATSSNGLAYMAENVVTAALLRLPMVMMVANRTLGPPWNIWADHGDSLLLRDSGWLQFYCADNQEVLDTILFAYRLGEDPRVMLPVMVCQDGFVLSHTMAQTLVPEQELVDRFLPPLEVPHRLNEQPHALGSVVLPQQTEVLRRQHHEAMNTALAIYPQLQREFAAVFGRPIADPLVGYRYEDAELLILSMGTLASTVERAVDRLRERGVKAGGLRVRLFRPFPARQLRELLGRPARVAVLDRDISPGFGGVLWGECRSCVSGDVLMQNYMLGLGGGDVRPEHVEQLVDDLLGRETAGEPMVMEVGA
- a CDS encoding thiamine pyrophosphate-dependent enzyme — encoded protein: MTEVAERTIPVQERPAGRPLLRPGNTNCGGCGMSIALQMFGRELAGQPVQLVIPACCGAVAAGSYPFTAFGVPVVLSTFASPAAVATGLARVAALNEEPIRVVCWAGDGGTYDIGMGTLSAAAERNEDVLYICYDNEIYGNTGGQRSSATPLGAATTSTPVGKPEVKKDILAVMAAHRIPYAASVSLAHPEDAGRKFRQALAARGFRFLHILSPCPTGWKSEPAHGIQLIRLAVQSGLYPVLEIRDGRQVTINVEPDFSDLALAEYLAMQGRFRKSGVTAMVLRDAIRQHWEHLRRQA
- a CDS encoding helix-turn-helix domain-containing protein, whose amino-acid sequence is MSADSKLAGRVRQLREERQLTIEQLAEQSRCHVDVLTRIEAGELVPSLTPLMSIARALGVRLGTLLDDEPHDGPAVVKKGQSPAVIRFSGKDPEARRSNLDFYALGVGKKDRHMEPFVIDVQPREGDEPPLSSHEGEEFLYVLEGCIEVRLGKTGYRLEAGESIYYDSIVPHDVHAVGGPARILAVVYAPF